The following coding sequences lie in one Arthrobacter sp. PGP41 genomic window:
- a CDS encoding M56 family metallopeptidase: MFWASYLLAVLAIVLAWPVPILLSRAKWPARSPFTAMILWQAIALAGGLSMIGAMLVYGLEPIGDNLIAGLRALAGMVLFNAPTTALGFWHIFALSAAALLTAHLVFTLLLTYYKIERQRRRHRELLALLASPSAEGTGTLVISHDSPVAYCLPGGARSVTVLSDGLMAALEPAELRAVLIHENAHLNQRHHLLLWAFAAWRQALPWLPTTRLAQEAVNSLIEMLADDVALKTESKATLIKAIAIVASGSAGNTGGAELRPAASSLALSGLEAAGTPGPDPARTTASRVSRLLSPQPELPAPVRNMVMAGSVLLLALPTALLVVPGLLG, from the coding sequence ATGTTCTGGGCCTCATACCTGCTGGCGGTCCTTGCGATAGTCCTGGCGTGGCCGGTGCCTATCCTCCTCTCGCGGGCGAAGTGGCCCGCCCGTTCGCCGTTCACTGCCATGATCCTGTGGCAGGCGATCGCACTGGCCGGCGGCCTGTCGATGATCGGCGCCATGCTGGTCTACGGCCTGGAGCCTATCGGCGACAACCTGATTGCGGGGCTTCGGGCGCTGGCCGGAATGGTGCTCTTCAATGCCCCCACCACGGCTTTGGGATTCTGGCACATCTTTGCCCTGTCCGCCGCCGCCCTGCTTACCGCCCACCTGGTGTTCACCCTGCTGCTGACCTACTACAAGATTGAGCGCCAGCGCCGGCGCCACCGCGAACTGCTGGCCCTCCTGGCCTCACCGTCCGCTGAAGGAACGGGAACGCTCGTTATCAGCCATGACTCCCCCGTGGCCTACTGCCTTCCCGGCGGCGCCCGCTCGGTGACGGTCCTCTCGGATGGCCTGATGGCGGCCCTTGAACCGGCAGAACTCCGGGCGGTCCTGATCCATGAGAATGCGCACCTGAACCAACGGCACCACCTGCTGCTGTGGGCTTTTGCCGCCTGGCGGCAAGCGCTGCCATGGCTGCCCACCACCCGCCTTGCCCAGGAGGCGGTGAATTCGCTGATCGAAATGCTGGCCGACGACGTCGCGCTCAAAACCGAGAGCAAGGCCACGCTGATCAAGGCAATCGCCATCGTGGCCAGCGGATCGGCCGGGAACACCGGCGGAGCGGAACTCCGTCCCGCAGCTTCCAGCCTGGCCCTGTCCGGGCTCGAGGCCGCCGGCACGCCCGGCCCGGACCCGGCCCGCACCACGGCCTCCCGGGTCAGCAGGCTGCTCTCACCCCAGCCTGAGCTGCCGGCGCCGGTCCGGAACATGGTGATGGCCGGATCCGTGCTGCTGCTGGCGCTGCCCACCGCCCTGCTGGTGGTGCCGGGCCTGCTGGGCTGA
- a CDS encoding BlaI/MecI/CopY family transcriptional regulator translates to MASLGELERAVMDLLWAGQEAATANTLRDRLARTSAGQDGSAGHEGKELAVTTVLTVLSRLEKKGLVERERGTRPHRYQAVSSREDHTAELMHEVLGSAPDREAVLARFIGSVSEGEAETLRKLLGHL, encoded by the coding sequence ATGGCTAGTCTTGGTGAACTGGAACGGGCAGTGATGGATCTGCTCTGGGCGGGCCAGGAAGCAGCCACCGCTAATACACTGCGGGACCGGCTGGCGCGGACGTCGGCCGGACAGGACGGCTCTGCAGGCCATGAAGGCAAGGAACTTGCCGTCACCACCGTCCTTACCGTGCTGTCCCGGCTGGAAAAGAAGGGCCTGGTGGAGCGCGAACGCGGCACCCGCCCGCACCGCTACCAGGCGGTGTCCAGCCGTGAGGACCACACCGCTGAGCTGATGCATGAAGTTCTGGGGTCCGCGCCGGACCGCGAGGCCGTGCTGGCACGCTTCATTGGGTCCGTTTCCGAGGGCGAGGCCGAGACGCTGCGCAAACTGCTGGGCCACCTGTAA